A stretch of DNA from Aerosakkonema funiforme FACHB-1375:
GTTTATCGAGGGTTCTGTAGATTTGTGCCTGATCTGCGGGCCACAAATGGGCAATACATCGATCGAAGCAGCTTGTTTTCAGGTCATAGCCTGTCATCTCTTCTTGCTGAAGCAGTCCCAAAATTACGTGTGCTAGTGACATAACATCGTTTCCCTTTGCCTGTGGTTCTCTGCACAAATTTTATCTGTTACTTCCTATATAAGTTTGTGCTAGTATATGATTAATCATATAAAACTCGATCGCCGCATACAGCAGTAGCAAGGAGGAAACACATGGCAGTTCAAACCCAAAAGATCCGTACCGTCGCCGGCATCGTCAACAGCGTCGAAACACTTGAGGGTGAGGGTTTTCGCGTGCGCCGTCCGTTCCCGAAGAGTTCCTTTTCGCACTTCGATCCATTCCTGCTCCTGGATGAATTAGGGCCGATCGAACTCAAGCCGGGTCAAGCGAAAGGAGCGCCAGATCATCCCCACAGAGGATTTGAGACGGTTAGCTACGTAATTGAAGGTAGCTTGGAACACAAAGATTCCCAAGGACGTTCCGGAAAGCTCGGCCCAGGCGATGTGCAGTGGATGACGGCAGGAGCCGGTGTCGTACACTCAGAGATGCCCGCACAAGAATTTGCCGACATTGGCGGACGAGTTCACGGACTGCAACTGTGGGTGAACTTGCCTCGACGGGACAAGATGATCCAGCCTCGCTATCAAGAGATTACTGCCGATCGCATTCCGATCGCACAAACAGATGATGGCGCGGTGCGAGTCAAAGTGATTGCTGGGGAAGCTCTCGGTGTGCGTGCGGCGATCGAAACGCGGACTCCCATAATGTACTTGCACTTTACACTGCAACCCGGTGCAACGATCGTTCAGCCGGTGCCGAAAGAATACAATGCCTTCGCATATGTAATTGATGGTGAAGGCTTATTCGGTGAGGAAAAAGAACGTGGCTTAGACGCACAAATGATTATGTTTGCACAAGACGGCTCAGAAGTGACGATCGCCAATCGATCGGATGCTACCTCACCGCTTTCTGTGTTACTGATTGCTGGCGTTCCTCTCAACGAGCCAGTTGTGCGCTACGGCCCATTTGTGATGAACACAGAAGCAGAAATTATCCAAGCCTTTGAAGATTATCGTAACGGGAGGATGGGTTCAATTGACTTCTAAAACTCTTCTACAACCGACGCACCAACATCTGCGTACTCTGCGTAACAAATTGCTACACCTTCATCAAGTGCTGTTGGAAACAGAACGCATCGCTTACGAACAAGTTCGCGGGCGAGTATCGGGCGGAGAATTGCTACAACTGATCGTTCATCACCAGCAATTTAGTTGGCTGCATCCTCTTTCTGAGCTAGTTGTGCAAATTGATGAGATACTCGCATCTGACGAGCCAATAGTGCTGGAAGATGTTAAAAATGCGATCGCATCTGCCCGCACGCTACTTAGCCCCATAGAAACAGGCAATGCCTTCCAGAGCAGGTACGCCAACGCTCTCCAGCGATCGCCCGATGTCGTGTTGGCGCACGCAGAAGTTTCCCAATTTCTGATGTCTAAAATTTGGTAAAACAAAACTTATAGGTAGGTTGGGTTTGACAAAGTGAAACCCAACCTATTCTTTTTGACTAATAGGAAACGATGGTTAAATTTTTACCGCAGATGAGTACAGATAAACGCAGATAAACGCAGATAAGAAAGCGATTTTTATACAATGGATGGGATTGGATATGATATCAGTTGCATAAGTCCTGTAAAATTGTCGGGATGAACCAAAATGTGCAGAAGTAATGGCTCGTATCCCCACATTATCTTTTGACAGGGGCACCCTGATTTTGCATCCCCCTCCCAGAGGAAAAATTTGGGTAGAATACGCTACTTGGGATGACAGAGTGGAGAAGTTTCGCATCCCTGCTATCCACTATCGATCGCTTGTAGAAGCTCTGCAAGCGGAAAAAACTGATTTTATCGACGAGGCGAAGGCATTTGCGCCACTGGAACTCGTCCCCAGTGTGGAAATGGAACCCTACCCGCACCAAAGCGAGGCGTTGATGGCGTGGAAATCTGCCGGACGTCAGGGGGTGGTGGTGCTTCCGACTGCTGCTGGTAAGACTTATTTGGCGCAATTGGCGATGCAGGCAACGCCTCGCAGTACGCTGATTGTAGTACCGACTTTGGATTTGATGCACCAGTGGTACGCGCAATTGGTGACGGCTTTTCCCGATGCGGAGGTGGGGTTGTTGGGTGGCGGTTCGCGCGATCGAACTGCTATTCTTGTCGCTACTTACGATAGTGCGGCGATTAATGCTGAGGCTTTGGGGAATAGTTATGCTTTGTTGATTTTTGATGAGTGTCACCATTTACCAACGGAATTTTATCGGGTAATTGCAGAATATGCGATCGCACCTTATCGTTTGGGACTGACTGCAACTCCAGATCGATCGGATGGTAAGCATAGCGATCTCGATCGTCTCATAGGGTCGGTCGTTTATCGCAAAACGGCGGAGGAATTGGCTGGATTAGCGCTAGCGCAGCATGAGGTGATCCCGATTAAGGTAAAGTTATCGCAAAATGAGCGCGATCGCTACAATGAGTTAATCAAAATTCGCAATGATTTTTTGAAAGCAGAAAAGATTCATTTAGGCAGTTTGGAAGGTTGGCAACAGTTTGTCAGAATGAGTGCTAGATCTCCTGCCGGTCGCCGTGCTATGCTAGCTCACCGGGAAGCGAGAGAAATTGCTCTTTGCACTGATAGCAAGTTGCGAATTCTCGGCAATTTGATTGGGGAACATTACCCGGAACGCATTCTCATATTTACGGCGGACAATGCCACAGTTTATCGCATTTCTCAAGATTTTTTAATTCCGGCGATTACTCATCAAACTCCTGTCAAAGAACGCCACGAAATTTTAACGCGCTTTCGCGAGGGGGAATACAAAACTTTAGTCGCTTCTCACGTTCTCAATGAAGGTGTTGATGTTCCGGCTGCTAGTATTGCCATTATTTTATCGGGTACTGGTTCGCAGCGGGAGTTTATTCAGCGATTGGGTCGGGTTTTGCGTAAAGGTAACGATAAAAATAAACGTGCTTTGCTGTATGAGGTGGTGGCGGAAAATACGAGTGAGGAAAATACTTCTGACCGTCGGCGAGGTGTGGAGAAGAAGAACGAACCGCAAAGACGCAAAGGACGCAAAGGAAAAGAGGAAGATAAGAATTATCGGCAGTTGGAAATTGTGCCTTCTAAACCGATTTATGAGGTTAGTCAGCAAGGTGGTTATTTAGCGGCTGAGTCATCCGAAGTTAATTATTCAACCACGAATAAGCAATCTTCCAATTCAATCCAAAATCCCAAATCTAAAATCCAAAATCGAAATGTTACCAAGCGAGTTGCTGAGTCACCGGCAAAATGGGGAGACGATAATTCCGAAACACCTGAAGATTGACGATCGCAATTTGGAATTAGCGATCGATCTGATTACTTGCTTTGAGGAAGCTGTCGGTAAAACTCAAGGAGAATTGGATAATCAATTGCAGGAATTTGAGGGCGATCGACCGGATTATCGCATCATTCGCGGATTGGCGCATCTGCTCAAAAGCAGCTTTTCTACTTTTGAGGTTGTCAGTCCTTTGTCACCCCAAGAATTGCGCGATCGAGTGTTTGCTTTATCGGCTCAATCAATTCCTAGTTTACACGCGACTAGCCAAACTCTTTCAACTTTAGCAGATAAACTCAGTCAAGAATTAAATCGCGAAGTTCTGCCGGAGCAAATTCGCACTGGTTTGTATGCGGATTTGCAAGAAAATCGTATTTTAACACAGTTTGATGCTCCTGCTGCTGAAAGTTTATTGCATCGTTACAATTTATCGCAAGTGCAGGGAATTTTTTATCGCGCCAGTCAAATGACTCTGAACGCTCATCGCAATGTTCCGGGTGAATATAAGCTGTTGTTTCGCTATCTCAAACTATTTCAATTGATGGCATATATTGAAGGCGATGCCGATCACGGTTTTACGATTACGATTGATGGCCCGACTAGCTTGTTTAAGCCTAGCACAAGATATGGGTTAGCGATCGCCAAACTTATCCCTGCTTTGTTGCACGTCACCAAATGGAGTCTCAGCGCCACCCTGCAAACTCGCGATCTTTTCACTGGCAAAGAAAAAATTGGCAGATTCACTTTAAATTCCGATTGCGGTTTAGTAACTCATTACCCACCCGGTAAACCTTACGATAGTATGCTGGAAGCATCATTTGCGGACAGATGGGATTCCTTAAAAACCGATTGGGTTTTAGAGAGAGAAGTTGACCTGATTCCCATTCCCGGTAGTGTGATTATTCCCGATTTTCGCCTCGTGCATCCTGATGGTAGAAGTTATTTATTAGAAATAGTTGGTTACTGGCGTCCCGAGTACTTGCAAAAGAAATTTGCCCAAGCGCGAAAGGCTGATTGCGATAATTTGATATTGGCAATTTCGGAAAGATTGAATTTGGAAAAAGCTGGTGTGAAGGTGAGCGATACTACTGCAAAGATTATCTGGTTTAAAGATAAGCTTTTACCCAAGGCGGTGTTAGAAGTGATAGAATAATTAAACTATGATTAAAGTTTAGATATCCAGGCTTTTACAGATATTAGTATTAGTGGAGATGATGTTTTGGGATAATTTTGCGTAGTTTTGCTGTAACCTATTAAATGTAGATTTTGAAAGAGCGGGTGCAATGGCAGAATTACCAGAAGAAACGACAAATACGGTTTTCAACTTGCAAGGACGGTTGCTAAAAATTATTCATCAAGCAAAAGCTACAGAATTTGCGATCGCACAACAGTATGGCGAAACAGAAGCAACATCGATCGACCTAGAACAACTACAGAATATCAGAGAAAGAGCAGATACATACTACTCGCGGTTTTACAGACTTTTGGGACAAATTGCAGAAATCCAACCAACCGCTACTCCTGCTATGCTGGATTTACTAGACCGTTCGATCGCAGAAGCTCAGGCTACGTTAGATGCCTTAACAGCAAGTACACAAGAGATAAAAAGGGATTGGAATATATGATGACCGATAAACCACAACCGCCTAGCATTGAGAAAGTTAAGGAAAGATCGGCTAGAGTGCAGGAAATCTGCAAACGAGCTGATGCTAATATCTTGATTCTGGATGAAATAATTGCCCAATTAGAAGAAGAGAATCGACGCTCGCCTCTATATCAGTCCCGTTTGAGGAGAGCAAAGCGTTTGCTGAATTTTCCGGAAGAAAAACCAGAAAATGTTGAGAGCGATCGAGATTCAGCAACGACAACTTCTTGACAGTGAGCGCCACCTATAACCCTTGTAGAGACATTTCATAAAACATCTCTACAAGGTTTTTTGGAGATGTCTATTGTTAAAGCGATCGCACAACTATGAACCTCTACAATTTTATGTGCGATCGCGTAGCGATGCGTAGTATTATCGCACTCCCTAAACCCTCAACTTTCCGCCTCTTTCTTTCTAGTTTTTTCTTCAATTATTCGGTTAAATAATTCAAATTGTTCTTGTTCTTCTTCTTTGGTTTTTGGTGGGTGAAACCAGATAGATTCTGAATCAGGACTGCGACGACTATATAAAATGTTCAAAACTTCATCAATATCTTCATAGCCACGATGCGCGATCGCATATTCTCTTAACTCTTTTCTGGTCATTTTTTCAAAATTCGGTTTCATCTAAAAACCTCCAGATTCCGTTAGTTGGTATGATAATTTGCAGTTCTTCGCTGGCAAAAATGAATACAATTCCCGTTTGGGGATTAAAACGGAATAGCTCAATGTTCCGGTAGCCGTTCGACAACATCTGACAGACGCGCAGACAGGCTTGCGCTTGTTCGTTAGTTGGGTTGATGGTTGTTCCCTCAATTGTGACACATCTATTAAAATACAACAAACTAGCGGCGATCGCATTCGGTAATTCCGGAAACCCTTTTGGTTTTAGAAACCCGGTTTCTTCAAGAAACCGGGTTTCTAGTCGCCCCTTTAAAATGAAGAAATTCGGTTTTTTATTGCCAGACGATCGCCTCAACCTTTAAAATTGTCACAAACCCGGTTTCTTGGAGAAACCGGGTTTCTAGCCAATCACCCACCCTCTGATATGCCACGTCGCGAAATTATCTTGCAAGCGGGTAATTATTACCATGTTTATAACCGAGGCAATAACCGACAACTAATCTTTTTTGAGCGTGAAAACTATGTTTATTTCTTACGTCAATTAAGAAATCACTTAATAGCTAACGGCACTGATATAATAGCTTATTGTCTCATGCCTAACCATTATCATTTATTAGTTTACCTCCAAACAGATAAATTTTCAGATTTAATGCAAGCGTTTTCTCTTTCTTACACTAAAGCTATTAATAAACGTTATGAGAGAACAGGTTCGCTTTTTCAGGGACGATTTCAGGCAATTCATGTAGATAGAGAAGAATATTTATTGCATCTAACTCGATATATACACTTAAACCCCGTTCGTGCTAATATAGTTCAAAAAGCAGAAGATTGGGAGTTTTCCAGCTATCAAGAATATATCGATTTGCGACCCGGTACTTTACCTAAATTAGAGGGAGTGCGATCGCAGTTACCCTCAGCAGATGCTTACCGTGGCTTTGTAGAATCTAATTTGGATGGTGAAAAGGTTATCAAGAATTTTACATTTGAGGAATAGATGACTAGAAACGATGACTAGAAACCCGGTTTCTTGGAGAAACCGGGTTTCTAATATGCCGAGCGCATTGTTCGTTCGGGGGTGTAAACTTAACTCGATCGCATCTCTACAATCGCTCGCATTTGGTAATTCCAGAAACCCGGTTTCTTGGAGAAACCGGGTTTCTAGGCGGGGTTTCTAAAATGGGGAGCGCATTGTTCGTTCGGGGGTGTAAACTTAACTCGATCGCATCTCTACAATCGCTCGCATTTGGTAATTCCAGAAACCCGGTTTCTCCAAGAAACCGGGTTTCTATTCACGCACCCACAAGTATGATAAGATGGATTTTGGTGTCATTTGCTACCCCTGGTCGTCATGGATGAAACCCGCATTCAAGCTTACGTGAATCTGATTGAAGCGCTGCTGAGTTGTCCTAACGGTGAGGAACCGCAGATTTTACAGGCAAACTCGGAATTGCTGGATTTGGGGTTTGTGCAAGTTTGCGAGGCAGTGGCGGCAGGGTTGGCAGAGGAAGGAAAACAGAATGAAGCTGATTTTTTGCGAAGTGTTGCCAGTCAGCTAGGGGAATTTTTGGGGATGAATGATGAGGAAGATGGCGATAACTCTGAAGGGGAAAATACCGAGAAGTATGTAGAGTTTATCCTAGAATTATTGCACGCAGAAGAAAGCTATAGAGATATTTCGGTAGTTTACCCGATTTTAGACAGAGGGAAGCATCTTCTCAATGTCCGTTTTGCGGCAATTTTAAATCAAGTGGCTGTGAATTTAATTGCCAAACATCCAGAAGCAACTAGAGAGATTATCCCCATTATTGGAAATTTGAGTATTCATATTAGTGGCTTTCCGCGAGGGAAGAGAGCGAATAATATTGAAATTGGGATCGCTGGTTATCAAATAGTTTTAAACAATCTGGAACCTGGCAGCGAACTATGGGCAACGGCGCAA
This window harbors:
- a CDS encoding DUF6887 family protein; amino-acid sequence: MKPNFEKMTRKELREYAIAHRGYEDIDEVLNILYSRRSPDSESIWFHPPKTKEEEQEQFELFNRIIEEKTRKKEAES
- a CDS encoding pirin family protein is translated as MAVQTQKIRTVAGIVNSVETLEGEGFRVRRPFPKSSFSHFDPFLLLDELGPIELKPGQAKGAPDHPHRGFETVSYVIEGSLEHKDSQGRSGKLGPGDVQWMTAGAGVVHSEMPAQEFADIGGRVHGLQLWVNLPRRDKMIQPRYQEITADRIPIAQTDDGAVRVKVIAGEALGVRAAIETRTPIMYLHFTLQPGATIVQPVPKEYNAFAYVIDGEGLFGEEKERGLDAQMIMFAQDGSEVTIANRSDATSPLSVLLIAGVPLNEPVVRYGPFVMNTEAEIIQAFEDYRNGRMGSIDF
- a CDS encoding DUF790 family protein — protein: MLPSELLSHRQNGETIIPKHLKIDDRNLELAIDLITCFEEAVGKTQGELDNQLQEFEGDRPDYRIIRGLAHLLKSSFSTFEVVSPLSPQELRDRVFALSAQSIPSLHATSQTLSTLADKLSQELNREVLPEQIRTGLYADLQENRILTQFDAPAAESLLHRYNLSQVQGIFYRASQMTLNAHRNVPGEYKLLFRYLKLFQLMAYIEGDADHGFTITIDGPTSLFKPSTRYGLAIAKLIPALLHVTKWSLSATLQTRDLFTGKEKIGRFTLNSDCGLVTHYPPGKPYDSMLEASFADRWDSLKTDWVLEREVDLIPIPGSVIIPDFRLVHPDGRSYLLEIVGYWRPEYLQKKFAQARKADCDNLILAISERLNLEKAGVKVSDTTAKIIWFKDKLLPKAVLEVIE
- a CDS encoding DEAD/DEAH box helicase, yielding MARIPTLSFDRGTLILHPPPRGKIWVEYATWDDRVEKFRIPAIHYRSLVEALQAEKTDFIDEAKAFAPLELVPSVEMEPYPHQSEALMAWKSAGRQGVVVLPTAAGKTYLAQLAMQATPRSTLIVVPTLDLMHQWYAQLVTAFPDAEVGLLGGGSRDRTAILVATYDSAAINAEALGNSYALLIFDECHHLPTEFYRVIAEYAIAPYRLGLTATPDRSDGKHSDLDRLIGSVVYRKTAEELAGLALAQHEVIPIKVKLSQNERDRYNELIKIRNDFLKAEKIHLGSLEGWQQFVRMSARSPAGRRAMLAHREAREIALCTDSKLRILGNLIGEHYPERILIFTADNATVYRISQDFLIPAITHQTPVKERHEILTRFREGEYKTLVASHVLNEGVDVPAASIAIILSGTGSQREFIQRLGRVLRKGNDKNKRALLYEVVAENTSEENTSDRRRGVEKKNEPQRRKGRKGKEEDKNYRQLEIVPSKPIYEVSQQGGYLAAESSEVNYSTTNKQSSNSIQNPKSKIQNRNVTKRVAESPAKWGDDNSETPED
- a CDS encoding DUF6888 family protein is translated as MRRSSGNKKPNFFILKGRLETRFLEETGFLKPKGFPELPNAIAASLLYFNRCVTIEGTTINPTNEQAQACLRVCQMLSNGYRNIELFRFNPQTGIVFIFASEELQIIIPTNGIWRFLDETEF
- a CDS encoding REP-associated tyrosine transposase; this encodes MPRREIILQAGNYYHVYNRGNNRQLIFFERENYVYFLRQLRNHLIANGTDIIAYCLMPNHYHLLVYLQTDKFSDLMQAFSLSYTKAINKRYERTGSLFQGRFQAIHVDREEYLLHLTRYIHLNPVRANIVQKAEDWEFSSYQEYIDLRPGTLPKLEGVRSQLPSADAYRGFVESNLDGEKVIKNFTFEE